A single genomic interval of Cygnus atratus isolate AKBS03 ecotype Queensland, Australia chromosome 22, CAtr_DNAZoo_HiC_assembly, whole genome shotgun sequence harbors:
- the NFRKB gene encoding nuclear factor related to kappa-B-binding protein isoform X1: MDSLDHMLTDPLELGPCGEGNGTRIMEDCMLGTTRVSLPEDLLEDPEIFFEVVSLSTWQEVLTDAQRDHLKTFLPRFPENNREHQNKLISALFSGENFRFGNPLHIAQKLFRDGHFNPEVVKYRQLCFKSQYKRYLSSQQQYFYRLLKQILASRNHLLELARKGGPDMTLRRKHFSPSYDAEERDRRAHRRYLKILREVKEECGDTTLSSDEEDLSSWPPSSPARCPSPPIPLRVIPTLSTLDMKTADRIELGESDLKMMLRKHHEKRKRQPDHPDLMTADLTLEDIMTRVNAGRKGSLAALFDLATLKKKVKEKEDKKKKKLKMIKSEVEDLADSLSNADGIPSLSQDPSPIPLSSVKEEPLEEMKPCLGVNEISSSFFFLLLEILFLEGPASLSVLEDKVLDWQSSPASALNNWFSFAPNWSELVLPALQYLTGDSRDVPSSFSPFVEFKEKTQQWKLLGSCQDHEKELAALFQLWLETKDQTFFKENEDSSDATTPIPRVRTDYVVRPSTGEEKRVFQEQERYRYSQPHKAFTFRMHGFESVVGPVKGVFDKETSLNKAREHSLLRSDRPAYVTILSLVRDAAARLPNGEGTRAEICELLKDSQFLAPDVTSAQVNTVVSGALDRLHYEKDPCVKYDIGRKLWIYLHRDRSEEEFERIHQAQAAAAKAKKALQQKPKPPAKMKSSSKESSVKALPSSASEPSQLSLSDSSMPPTPVTPVTPTAPALPATPISPPPVSVVSKSVSSAGSEPAKPSQSVLLVSSPTMPQLGTLLSTAQSSQTQPGPQAPPARVVSHTTSSGLPQVRVVAAQSSLPAVSQQAPVVTQQQPTSVPQIRVPATATQTKVLPQAVMTLPVKAQTSPVQVQRPGTSVAGQTGITVTGLSAAPSPAVKPVTSSPGSSAPSTSSTTVIQNVAGQNIIKQVAITGQLGMKAQPGSGIPLAATNFRIQGKDVLRLPPSSITTDAKGQTVLRITPDMMATLAKSQVTTVKLTQDLFTAAAGSSSSGKGISATLHVTSNPVQTADSPAKTSTATSSSSSPAGSTVVKVTPDLKTAEPTSSAFRLMPALGMTVADQKSKAITTVASTEAKPAATIRIVQGLGVMPPKAGQTITVATHAKQVPSSSAVSVAGTVHTSAVSLPTMSATVSKAVAVASGAAGTPITIGTGATAVRQVPVSTTVVSTSQAGKLPARITVPLSVISQPVKGKSVVTAPIIKGNLGANISGLGRNIILTTMPAGTKLIAGNKPVSFLTAQQLQQLQQQGQATQVRIQTVPASHLQQGTVSGSTKAVSTVVVTTAPSPKQTQDQL, encoded by the exons ATGGACTCCCTGGATCACATGCTGACCGACCCCTTGGAGCTGGGGCCATGCGGGGAAGGAAATGGCACACGGATCATGGAGGACTGCATGCTGGGCACAACGAGGGTTAGTCTGCCCGAGGACCTTCTGGAAGAT cCTGAGATCTTCTTCGAAGTCGTCAGCTTGTCGACATGGCAGGAGGTGCTGACAGATGCGCAGCGAGACCACCTGAAAACATTCCTGCCTCGCTTTCCTGAAAACAACCGAGAGCATCAAAACAAACTCATCTCTGCGTTGTTCAGTGGCGAAAACTTCCGTTTTGGAAATCCACTGCACATTGCCCAGAAACTCTTTCGGG ATGGGCACTTCAATCCTGAAGTTGTGAAATACCGGCAGCTCTGTTTTAAGTCCCAGTACAAACGCTACTTAAGCTCTCAGCAGCAGTACTTCTACCGCCTGCTCAAGCAGATCCTTGCTTCCCGCAAC CACTTGCTGGAGTTAGCTAGGAAAGGAGGCCCTGATATGACCCTGAGGAGAAAGCATTTCTCACCATCATATGACGCAGAAGAACGGGACAGACGGGCACATCGGCGCTACTTGAAGATTCTGAGGGAAGTGAAAGAGGAGTGTGGAGATACCACCTTGTCTTCTGATGAAGAAG aTCTAAGCTCCTGGCCTCCAAGTTCTCCAGCACGTTGTCCAAGTCCACCAATTCCCCTGAGAGTGATACCCACGTTATCAACCTTGGATATGAAAACAGCAG acaGGATAGAACTTGGGGAAAGTGACTTGAAGATGATGCTGAGGAAGCACCATGAGAAACGAAAACGTCAACCT GACCACCCAGATTTAATGACAGCAGATCTGACTCTGGAGGACATCATGACTCGTGTGAATGCTGGCAGGAAAGGTTCCTTAGCAG CCTTATTTGACCTTGCAACCCTcaagaaaaaggtgaaagaaaaggaagataagaagaaaaaaaagctgaagatgaTTAAATCTGAGGTGGAAGATCTGGCTGACTCTCTTAGCAATGCAGACGGAATCCCATCACTGTCTCAGGATCCGTCCCCCATCCCTCTGTCATCTGTCAAAGAGGA ACCTCTTGAAGAGATGAAGCCATGCCTTGGTGTAAATGAAATATCTTccagcttctttttccttcttttggagATACTGTTTCTGGAAGGACCTGCTAGTCTCTCTGTG cttgAGGATAAAGTTCTAGATTGGCAATCTTCTCCTGCCAGTGCACTAAATAACTGGTTCTCCTTTGCCCCTAACTGGTCTGAACTGGTTTTACCTGCCTTACAGTACCTAACAGGTGACAGCAGAG ATGTTCCATCCAGCTTCTCGCCTTTTGTTGAATTCAAGGAAAAAACTCAGCAGTGGAAATTGCTTG GTTCTTGCCAAGATCATGAGAAGGAATTGGCAGCGCTGTTTCAGCTTTGGTTGGAGACCAAGGACCAGACTTTTTTCAAA gaaaatgaagacagtTCAGATGCTACAACACCAATTCCCAGAGT AAGGACTGACTATGTAGTCCGGCCTAGTACTGGAGAAGAGAAACGCGTGTTTCAGGAACAG GAACGATACCGTTACAGCCAGCCCCACAAAGCTTTCACTTTCCGTATGCACGGCTTTGAGTCAGTTGTTGGTCCTGTGAAGGGGGTGTTTGACAAGGAAACATCATTGAACAAAGCCCGAGAGCATTCTCTCCTGCGATCAGACAGACCAGCGTATGTCACCATCTTGTCTCTTG ttcgTGATGCTGCCGCTCGCCTTCCTAATGGAGAAGGAACCCGTGCTGAAATCTGTGAGCTGCTTAAAGATTCCCAGTTCCTAGCTCCTGATGTCACAAGCGCTCAA gTTAATACTGTTGTTAGCGGTGCTTTGGATCGATTACATTATGAGAAAGATCCCTGCGTGAAATATGATATTGGACGCAAGTTGTGGATCTATCTACACCGGGACAGGAGTGAGGAAGAGTTTG AGCGGATCCATCAGGCtcaagctgctgcagcaaaggcCAAGAAAGCTCTTCAGCAGAAGCCAAAACCTCCAGCTAAAATG AAGTCTAGTAGCAAGGAGAGTTCTGTGAAAGCACTCCCCAGCAGCGCGTCAGAGCCCAGTCAGCTGAGCCTTAGTGACTCCAGCATGCCACCAACTCCAGTGACTCCTGTGACACCGACTGCACCAGCATTGCCAGCAACGCCTATTTCACCCCCACCAGTGTCTGTAGTTAGCAAGAGTGTGTCTAGTGCCGGCTCAGAGCCTGCAAAACCCAGCCAAAG TGTTCTCCTGGTATCATCCCCTACCATGCCACAGCTTGGGACGTTGCTTTCCACAGCCCAGAGTTCACAGACACAGCCTGGGCCCCAGGCACCTCCCGCCCGGGTGGTAAGTCACACCACGTCCTCAGGACTGCCGCAGGTCCGGGTGGTCGCTGCCCAGTCCAGCCTCCCAGCTGTGTCTCAGCAAGCCCCGGTGGTAACGCAGCAGCAACCTACATCAGTGCCTCAAATCCGTGTTCCAGCTACAGCCACGCAAACCAAAGTGCTGCCTCAG GCTGTGATGACTCTACCAGTAAAAGCTCAAACCAGCCCAGTGCAGGTGCAAAGACCAGGAACCTCCGTGGCAGGACAGACAGGCATCACCGTGACAGGACTGTCCGCAGCGCCCAGTCCCGCTGTGAAGCCAGTAACAAGTTCTCCAGGCAGTTCTGCCCCGAGCACCTCCTCTACCACTGTCATCCAGAACGTGGCTGGCCAGAATATCATCAAGCAg GTGGCTATTACAGGGCAGCTTGGCATGAAGGCGCAGCCGGGAAGTGGCATCCCACTTGCAGCTACTAATTTTCGGATCCAAGGAAAGGACGTGTTGCGCCTACCGCCTTCCTCAATCACCACGGATGCGAAGGGACAGACTGTGTTGCGTATCACCCCGGACATGATGGCCACCCTGGCCAAATCTCAAGTCACTACTGTCAAACTGACTCAGGACCtcttcacagcagctgctggaagcagcagtaGTGGCAAAGGCATCTCTGCAACTTTGCACGTGACATCCAATCCTGTCCAGACTGCTGATTCTCCGGCCAAGACTAGCACAGCCACTTCTTCTTCTTcgagcccagctggcagcacagtGGTTAAAGTGACTCCTGACTTAAAGACTGCGGAGCCAACAAGCTCCGCTTTCAGACTGATGCCTGCTCTGGGCATGACTGTGGCAGATCAGAAGAGCAAAGCCATTACTACAGTGGCATCCACGGAGGCCAAGCCAGCTGCTACTATAAGAAtagtgcaggggctgggggtgatgCCACCCAAAGCTGGGCAGACTATTACCGTAGCTACTCACGCAAAGCAAGTACCCTCTTCCTCAGCAGTGAGTGTGGCTGGCACAGTCCATACCTCAGCTGTCTCGTTACCAACCATGAGCGCCACAGTTTCAAAAGCAGTTGCTGTGGCCTCGGGAGCTGCAGGGACTCCAATAACTATAGGCACAGGAGCCACCGCTGTGCGGCAGGTGCCTGTCAGCACCACGGTAGTATCTACGTCACAGGCA
- the NFRKB gene encoding nuclear factor related to kappa-B-binding protein isoform X2, translating into MDSLDHMLTDPLELGPCGEGNGTRIMEDCMLGTTRVSLPEDLLEDPEIFFEVVSLSTWQEVLTDAQRDHLKTFLPRFPENNREHQNKLISALFSGENFRFGNPLHIAQKLFRDGHFNPEVVKYRQLCFKSQYKRYLSSQQQYFYRLLKQILASRNHLLELARKGGPDMTLRRKHFSPSYDAEERDRRAHRRYLKILREVKEECGDTTLSSDEEDLSSWPPSSPARCPSPPIPLRVIPTLSTLDMKTADRIELGESDLKMMLRKHHEKRKRQPDHPDLMTADLTLEDIMTRVNAGRKGSLAALFDLATLKKKVKEKEDKKKKKLKMIKSEVEDLADSLSNADGIPSLSQDPSPIPLSSVKEEPLEEMKPCLGVNEISSSFFFLLLEILFLEGPASLSVLEDKVLDWQSSPASALNNWFSFAPNWSELVLPALQYLTGDSRDVPSSFSPFVEFKEKTQQWKLLGSCQDHEKELAALFQLWLETKDQTFFKENEDSSDATTPIPRVTDYVVRPSTGEEKRVFQEQERYRYSQPHKAFTFRMHGFESVVGPVKGVFDKETSLNKAREHSLLRSDRPAYVTILSLVRDAAARLPNGEGTRAEICELLKDSQFLAPDVTSAQVNTVVSGALDRLHYEKDPCVKYDIGRKLWIYLHRDRSEEEFERIHQAQAAAAKAKKALQQKPKPPAKMKSSSKESSVKALPSSASEPSQLSLSDSSMPPTPVTPVTPTAPALPATPISPPPVSVVSKSVSSAGSEPAKPSQSVLLVSSPTMPQLGTLLSTAQSSQTQPGPQAPPARVVSHTTSSGLPQVRVVAAQSSLPAVSQQAPVVTQQQPTSVPQIRVPATATQTKVLPQAVMTLPVKAQTSPVQVQRPGTSVAGQTGITVTGLSAAPSPAVKPVTSSPGSSAPSTSSTTVIQNVAGQNIIKQVAITGQLGMKAQPGSGIPLAATNFRIQGKDVLRLPPSSITTDAKGQTVLRITPDMMATLAKSQVTTVKLTQDLFTAAAGSSSSGKGISATLHVTSNPVQTADSPAKTSTATSSSSSPAGSTVVKVTPDLKTAEPTSSAFRLMPALGMTVADQKSKAITTVASTEAKPAATIRIVQGLGVMPPKAGQTITVATHAKQVPSSSAVSVAGTVHTSAVSLPTMSATVSKAVAVASGAAGTPITIGTGATAVRQVPVSTTVVSTSQAGKLPARITVPLSVISQPVKGKSVVTAPIIKGNLGANISGLGRNIILTTMPAGTKLIAGNKPVSFLTAQQLQQLQQQGQATQVRIQTVPASHLQQGTVSGSTKAVSTVVVTTAPSPKQTQDQL; encoded by the exons ATGGACTCCCTGGATCACATGCTGACCGACCCCTTGGAGCTGGGGCCATGCGGGGAAGGAAATGGCACACGGATCATGGAGGACTGCATGCTGGGCACAACGAGGGTTAGTCTGCCCGAGGACCTTCTGGAAGAT cCTGAGATCTTCTTCGAAGTCGTCAGCTTGTCGACATGGCAGGAGGTGCTGACAGATGCGCAGCGAGACCACCTGAAAACATTCCTGCCTCGCTTTCCTGAAAACAACCGAGAGCATCAAAACAAACTCATCTCTGCGTTGTTCAGTGGCGAAAACTTCCGTTTTGGAAATCCACTGCACATTGCCCAGAAACTCTTTCGGG ATGGGCACTTCAATCCTGAAGTTGTGAAATACCGGCAGCTCTGTTTTAAGTCCCAGTACAAACGCTACTTAAGCTCTCAGCAGCAGTACTTCTACCGCCTGCTCAAGCAGATCCTTGCTTCCCGCAAC CACTTGCTGGAGTTAGCTAGGAAAGGAGGCCCTGATATGACCCTGAGGAGAAAGCATTTCTCACCATCATATGACGCAGAAGAACGGGACAGACGGGCACATCGGCGCTACTTGAAGATTCTGAGGGAAGTGAAAGAGGAGTGTGGAGATACCACCTTGTCTTCTGATGAAGAAG aTCTAAGCTCCTGGCCTCCAAGTTCTCCAGCACGTTGTCCAAGTCCACCAATTCCCCTGAGAGTGATACCCACGTTATCAACCTTGGATATGAAAACAGCAG acaGGATAGAACTTGGGGAAAGTGACTTGAAGATGATGCTGAGGAAGCACCATGAGAAACGAAAACGTCAACCT GACCACCCAGATTTAATGACAGCAGATCTGACTCTGGAGGACATCATGACTCGTGTGAATGCTGGCAGGAAAGGTTCCTTAGCAG CCTTATTTGACCTTGCAACCCTcaagaaaaaggtgaaagaaaaggaagataagaagaaaaaaaagctgaagatgaTTAAATCTGAGGTGGAAGATCTGGCTGACTCTCTTAGCAATGCAGACGGAATCCCATCACTGTCTCAGGATCCGTCCCCCATCCCTCTGTCATCTGTCAAAGAGGA ACCTCTTGAAGAGATGAAGCCATGCCTTGGTGTAAATGAAATATCTTccagcttctttttccttcttttggagATACTGTTTCTGGAAGGACCTGCTAGTCTCTCTGTG cttgAGGATAAAGTTCTAGATTGGCAATCTTCTCCTGCCAGTGCACTAAATAACTGGTTCTCCTTTGCCCCTAACTGGTCTGAACTGGTTTTACCTGCCTTACAGTACCTAACAGGTGACAGCAGAG ATGTTCCATCCAGCTTCTCGCCTTTTGTTGAATTCAAGGAAAAAACTCAGCAGTGGAAATTGCTTG GTTCTTGCCAAGATCATGAGAAGGAATTGGCAGCGCTGTTTCAGCTTTGGTTGGAGACCAAGGACCAGACTTTTTTCAAA gaaaatgaagacagtTCAGATGCTACAACACCAATTCCCAGAGT GACTGACTATGTAGTCCGGCCTAGTACTGGAGAAGAGAAACGCGTGTTTCAGGAACAG GAACGATACCGTTACAGCCAGCCCCACAAAGCTTTCACTTTCCGTATGCACGGCTTTGAGTCAGTTGTTGGTCCTGTGAAGGGGGTGTTTGACAAGGAAACATCATTGAACAAAGCCCGAGAGCATTCTCTCCTGCGATCAGACAGACCAGCGTATGTCACCATCTTGTCTCTTG ttcgTGATGCTGCCGCTCGCCTTCCTAATGGAGAAGGAACCCGTGCTGAAATCTGTGAGCTGCTTAAAGATTCCCAGTTCCTAGCTCCTGATGTCACAAGCGCTCAA gTTAATACTGTTGTTAGCGGTGCTTTGGATCGATTACATTATGAGAAAGATCCCTGCGTGAAATATGATATTGGACGCAAGTTGTGGATCTATCTACACCGGGACAGGAGTGAGGAAGAGTTTG AGCGGATCCATCAGGCtcaagctgctgcagcaaaggcCAAGAAAGCTCTTCAGCAGAAGCCAAAACCTCCAGCTAAAATG AAGTCTAGTAGCAAGGAGAGTTCTGTGAAAGCACTCCCCAGCAGCGCGTCAGAGCCCAGTCAGCTGAGCCTTAGTGACTCCAGCATGCCACCAACTCCAGTGACTCCTGTGACACCGACTGCACCAGCATTGCCAGCAACGCCTATTTCACCCCCACCAGTGTCTGTAGTTAGCAAGAGTGTGTCTAGTGCCGGCTCAGAGCCTGCAAAACCCAGCCAAAG TGTTCTCCTGGTATCATCCCCTACCATGCCACAGCTTGGGACGTTGCTTTCCACAGCCCAGAGTTCACAGACACAGCCTGGGCCCCAGGCACCTCCCGCCCGGGTGGTAAGTCACACCACGTCCTCAGGACTGCCGCAGGTCCGGGTGGTCGCTGCCCAGTCCAGCCTCCCAGCTGTGTCTCAGCAAGCCCCGGTGGTAACGCAGCAGCAACCTACATCAGTGCCTCAAATCCGTGTTCCAGCTACAGCCACGCAAACCAAAGTGCTGCCTCAG GCTGTGATGACTCTACCAGTAAAAGCTCAAACCAGCCCAGTGCAGGTGCAAAGACCAGGAACCTCCGTGGCAGGACAGACAGGCATCACCGTGACAGGACTGTCCGCAGCGCCCAGTCCCGCTGTGAAGCCAGTAACAAGTTCTCCAGGCAGTTCTGCCCCGAGCACCTCCTCTACCACTGTCATCCAGAACGTGGCTGGCCAGAATATCATCAAGCAg GTGGCTATTACAGGGCAGCTTGGCATGAAGGCGCAGCCGGGAAGTGGCATCCCACTTGCAGCTACTAATTTTCGGATCCAAGGAAAGGACGTGTTGCGCCTACCGCCTTCCTCAATCACCACGGATGCGAAGGGACAGACTGTGTTGCGTATCACCCCGGACATGATGGCCACCCTGGCCAAATCTCAAGTCACTACTGTCAAACTGACTCAGGACCtcttcacagcagctgctggaagcagcagtaGTGGCAAAGGCATCTCTGCAACTTTGCACGTGACATCCAATCCTGTCCAGACTGCTGATTCTCCGGCCAAGACTAGCACAGCCACTTCTTCTTCTTcgagcccagctggcagcacagtGGTTAAAGTGACTCCTGACTTAAAGACTGCGGAGCCAACAAGCTCCGCTTTCAGACTGATGCCTGCTCTGGGCATGACTGTGGCAGATCAGAAGAGCAAAGCCATTACTACAGTGGCATCCACGGAGGCCAAGCCAGCTGCTACTATAAGAAtagtgcaggggctgggggtgatgCCACCCAAAGCTGGGCAGACTATTACCGTAGCTACTCACGCAAAGCAAGTACCCTCTTCCTCAGCAGTGAGTGTGGCTGGCACAGTCCATACCTCAGCTGTCTCGTTACCAACCATGAGCGCCACAGTTTCAAAAGCAGTTGCTGTGGCCTCGGGAGCTGCAGGGACTCCAATAACTATAGGCACAGGAGCCACCGCTGTGCGGCAGGTGCCTGTCAGCACCACGGTAGTATCTACGTCACAGGCA